The DNA sequence TTAGAGTTGTCCCTTGCTGTTCCTGTGGCCAACTCTCTCACCTTTCTCTGCACTCTGTTGACTGGAAAGTTACTGGGTGAAGAGTTTGGAGGCAAACGTAAGTCCCTCAATTTTAGCCAGTGGCATTAATTCCCATAAGGACAAATCCAGAAACTAAAATGCTGCAGTCTTAAGTGTCAAACACTAGTCTATtggaaagttgttttttttttatttgagttaCTAATTCAGCAATGTTATATGAGCAGGTTATTTTTGCTCCATGATACTTCACTACCAAGACGTTGAGCATTTAATTCCCCGCAGTGCCTTTCTCCTCTCCTCGAGAAATACTTTACTGGTTGTTCTCTTTTAAGACATACTTTTTTCAACTTGCCTTTTCTTTCATATCCTCCCCCGCACACCTCACTCTCTGCAGAGGCTGTCGTGGGAATGTTCCTCACCATGGCTGGCATCACTCTGTGCGTAATCAGCTCCATTGAAGACAAAAACGCTGGGAAGCAGAACATGAGCGAGTCTGTGCACTAATGGAGATCAGGATTAAAGCAAATTCTCCTATACCTTCTGGTTATTCCTTAGCAGGGAAAGAAAGAAGGTCAAAGCAGAGTTGATGCAGGACTTGAAGGGGCGATTTAGATTCAGGCAGCAGCTCTTGATTTGTGCCTAAATGAACTTATCTTGACCTTGAAGGGACCTGTCCAGAAACTCTTAGACCAAGTTGAAGGGGAAGCGGGTTCATGTAGGGTTCACCCCAGAGCTAGACGAGATTTATGGTGCTCCCAAAGAAATCGGTGGTTGTTAAGTTTCAAAGCGCTCTGATGCCCCTCCATGTGACTCCCATCTGCATAGAAGTTATAGAGACCCCATACAAATAAGGCAGGGGTTTGAAATGGACACAATTAGATGTCACCTCCTGGTTTAACAGGGACATTTTACGGGAGCTGCCTGCTGTCTGCTATAGCATGTGTGCGGGTATGAGCTGGACAGAAGACTGTTTAGCTTGAGTGTAAAGCTTTCTttctttgaattattttttttctcttcctccattCTCTTCACTGCTGCCTTGTATACATGATATACTGCTGAAGTAGATGTTGCACTTCTCATTTTCTAAAATTCTATGTAAAGGAAAAGCAAAACGGGCTTATCCTATTGCACATATGACCAGTAAACATATCTGAAAAAAGCTGCACAGAATTCAGATTCGGGTCACATGTTGTACGtagtaatatatatttttattgtcacagTATTTAATTGATGCAAGACACTGTACAGATGACTTGTCATTGTATCTATTCCTGTGCTGTCGCTGATATTTCATTAATAAAATGTTGGCAACACAACTCTCTCCATTGACGTTATGTTCTCATCACATTTTTATACAAATCAAATACCTAGGGCTAAAATTTTCCAAAAGTATGGTTTTTTATATACATACTGCATATGGAATAGTGGAAGAGAATGCACAATTTAACATGTACAGAGATCAGTATTAGAATAATCCCTTTAAAACAGGATCAACACAATATCATAAACATGTACAATAAGCTGCATTTTTAGGAGACTTCAGACATCCGgaatgtgtttgtttgaggTGTAGTAAAGTCTGATACTGTATCCATctcttacagtgtttttttgtttcctcattTTTGGTCCCAAGaatattcacattattttacttttacattgttctaaaagaaaacataaattaatTTTGTTACTTGGCTCATTAAACACTATCAACTGAATCAAACATTCATTTAGTCGCATTGTACAAGCAGTAATCACTTGGTTATCAGCTGTGGTTGAAAACTGTTAGGATGCTGTGACGTCCTCCTGATGATGGTTTTCTTCGGCTGTAACTGAGGGAGGATCTTGTGGGCTCTCCTGTTCGagcaaaaatattcaattaagAAGATGGTTTCACTGGTCTTGGCTATGGTGAAGCCAATAGAAACTGATATGCTGTATTTTAGAATGTGAGGTGAGCAAACTTGCCTTATCTCGGCTGTTTTTTCCCTGAGAGGTGGATGATGAAGGCCTCAGCTCTGAAAACGTCTGTTTCAGCTCAGGTTCCTTTTGAAAAGAGAGACGCATGAGTTTCTGTGTCCGTGGACTCAACAATTATTTATCAGTagcttgcatgtgtgtgtgtgggtgtatgtaCCCGCATTTCAGCAGTGGACTCCTGCTCTTGTTCAGATGGCAATGCCTTTTAATAAACAAACgagcaagcaaaaaaaaaataatctgaacCCACTGATCTGGAATTTATATAGAGACACGTGTAGTGTGATTATCTAAATGTAAACACCCACTCACACATACTGTACCTGCTTTTCGTTGTACTTGTGTGGGTGTTCTTGGTCGCTGTGCTGCTCGCTCTGTATAATTTGTGCATGTCTCTTGAGGAAAAACAGGTTTtatgcatttaaaagaaacaatgcAGTACACATGCAAAGTGCTTGTGATAGAggttaaataattacaaaagGACTCTTTAATATTTGTGATTTAGAGACAGGAATTCATACAGTAGAATATTGTAGCAAATAGGTTTGATTTGCTTGatctttctgctttatttagataaaaatatgtaattcaCGTTATCTGTCACATATTTGTTACTTAAATTTTACTTGCGTGGACTATAATCTGGGAAGGTGTCCAACAGAGGAACATGGGACACTAAGAAATGCCTACCTGCTGTGTGCTGCGCAGAGGATCATCTGTTCCATTTAGTTCCTCATCTTCCACTATTTCTGCAACTCTCTTGAGATAGAAAATGAGAATCAGATTTAAACTTACCAACGcttatattttatattcattgACACCCTCAGTGAAAGCATTTGATCATCATATTGCACTACGCAATGATTAGATGAAGATGGAACAGACGTGAATGAAGCTAACCTGATCAACAGGAAGCTCTGTGGCTGTATTTTCATCCTCCTGCACCTCCTCGGCTCCTCTAAcctcctctctccttttccGTCCTGCTCTTTTAAAGACACTGGGCTGAACTGTAATAAACACAAATCAAAAAGATGCTATGTCAATTCAGGCAAAAATGAATGATCCTCATATGAATGTGAAGGTAATTTTTaatgattagatttttaaaCGAGTTTTGTTGGGACTCCTAACCAGATCCATTACTGAGAGGTGGTCTCTTCTGCATTCTGTTCTTGCGGATCTTGACCGGCCTGGCAAAGAACGCAGAGTTCTCATCTGCTCCGTCTCTCCTGAGCCTCTGCTGCGAGGCTTGTGGTGCTGCAGCTTCATCTCCTGTCGACTTCACCCTCCGACCATCTGACTGAAATTCAAGTGTTACAACTGAATTAATATTCTATTCCACTGTAGTGTGTTACACGTAGAGGCCTTCTGTGCTGTTTGTCACCCTGGTGTACTGAATGTGTTAAGAAAATacacaccaaacaaacaaacagtgccAATTTAGCATCATGCAGTGTGAATACAAGACGGCGGAGGGTTGTTTTTTTACCTCTGGGGAGTCGAGGAGAGCTGAGTCACTGTACTGGTCTTCTGGACCGCTGCCTGTTTTCCTgttctaagaaaaaaaacagaaaaaagtgtttGCTAGTCTTGGTTTTCTAGTTAATTATCTTCTGAGAGCTGTCCTCTAGAGTTGCTATGATTTTAAGACATAATAATGTGAGCAACTGAAGGTAGAGTTGAGTATTTACCTCAGCTCTCCTCAACAGCCTCCTCTTTCCAGGATAATATCTAAAAAAGAAtgttagaaaaacacattataatgtgaaaaatgtaagATAAGCAAGTGTTTTGTTCATGTTCACAGTTGTCTGACAGCCAGTATTTCATGCTGGAATACAGAGCAGTTGCACATAAAgacacatttctgcacacaaaCGGAAGACCTTGCATAACAATACCTCTCTGCTGCTTTTGAAACCAGCAGCTCCACATAAGGAAGTTTCTTGAACCTCTCGGTTCCCACGGCAACGTAGCAGTGGCCAGTCTCCAGCTCTCCAGCTGAGGACACAGTCACGCCTTCCAAAGAGCACAACCTAAGAAAGCACAGGGGTTAGAGAGATATTTACTGGATTTCTCACCCACTGTTTGAGCTCAACGGTTTATGAGTGGGTTTCTGGGTGACAGTGGCACTGACCTGCGCACCGCTCCAGTCCGTAAGCTGACCTTCTCCGTGATCAGACTCAGGATCTGCTCCAGGTCCTGCTGCATGCTCCGAGGAATGATGAATCGGAATGGTGGACACAGGAGGTCTCCATTACGGAAAACACTGGGTGGACACATTGAAGAAGATACTAATACTTAGATGGTCTTATGTACAATGAAACAGATACTGGTTGCTGTAACTGGAACTCCTGACTATACTGGTCATGAAAGGATCCTCATAATGtgacagatgaggaacaaaatCTATAGTACATgttgaaaaacatattttattcctGAGCCAAAAACTATTGTAACTCATGTTTAGTATTTTCCAAAGTTATATGCTTTATAATGCAGATTCCTGTCCATAGATTCTTTGCTGTGCCATAGTAGAttaacaataacacaacaagaTGCTACATGAATCTGGACATTGTGGTCCAATAATCTGTACAAAATTTTATAGCAAATCTTTCACAAGTTAAGATATTTATTTAAAGTTCCCTTAAGTGTCAAGCTGCTGAAGGAAAAGTCAAGGAATTAAACTCAGCAGACTCTAACCTCTGGGGATCATGAatatctgtgcaaaaaaaaaaatcctctaaaaATGTCTAGTATTTGCTAAGTTATGTCACTTTAAACCAAAGCAGTGGGTCTACTAACAGACTGAAATCACCACCATGGTGAATCATAGTTTTACTAAATCTGACTGCTGAAGTCTCATTGGTTGAATTTTGCAGACATTCAATCATAGGTTGTAATATAAATGGGAAAATTAGTGTTTCATAACAGTCTTAAACAAGTGTggaaaaaagaatatatatatatatgtgagtgtttatatgtattttatcCAACTCACTGTATAATGCAAGGTACAGGTATAAACTTCCTCCATTTGGCAGAAACGTTTGGCCTCTGGATGCCTTTCGCCTGGAGGAGACACTCAGACAATCAGATGCATGGTTCTGCACAACATCACAATGTTGTAATTTTCTCATCAATACTGAAAATTGTCTCATCAGATTTCCGTCATCCCTCTTCTGCACATCAATCACGCCGCACGTCCGTCACAGCAAAAATCACTTTTCCCAGATGTGTAATGACTGACTAACTATTCTGCTCGCGTCAGCTCAAGTGCTGCAGCCATGGAAACAGACGTCACTCCAAGACACATTCACGCGCCATCTCTGATGTGAGGGTTCCTCCTTAAAGCTCTCGTCCATGTCGACCCATATCAATGAAATCTGGAGCCGATACACCGTGTCTGCCTCTCATAATGTAGCCGGATGAAGTCAGTCCAGTCAGAACAAAGCAGAGATTGATAATCTTCcctaactgttttttttttttcgtttttgaATTGGcagacatttaattcattttgtgaAATGTGTCTGAGCAGAGAAGGAGGTGTCGGGCTCAGAATATGGGCATTAGGCCTGCCCGGACATGCACACAGCTCTGATAACACTGTGTGGAAGCATAACTCTTTGTTTCACCAGCAGGATCAAACACACATACGGACATGCTTCCTGCATTGCTCCACAGCAACCACCCTAACACAGGCATGTAAGACTTTAAAACCCAAAGACTCTGGCTTGAAAATCTGCTCTCCAAATGGCAGGCGACCAAGGCACACACAATTACTCTCCACACTTGTATGTTTTTCAGAAAAGTAACACTGATGGCTTAAGACTAAGGACACACTCTGCGTCTGAAAAAACCTAGCGGTCACTCCTGCCAGCTGGTCGGAACACAAAGCAAGTGCTTGTCAGCATGAGTGGCTCTGTGTGCATACAAACGTGTGTCGCTTAGAAATCAATTTAGTGTGCAGCTGAGGGAGGGTCTCCATGCATAACCTCATCAACATTTGCTGCCAGCCTCTCAATTTACAGCAAAGGTTTAAATTCTTTCAGAAGTGACTCAgaacattttcttcatgaaaACTATTCTTACATCAGATGTATTCTGGTATTTTCTGACGATATCCAGCTGTAATTCATTAAGCTTGTATCACATGAGAGCATTGAAAGTGACTGTTTGACAGACAGCACAATCATTAGCCCATTATTTCCAGTAATTTACATGACAATCGGTGACATCAACAAGACGGCAAAGGTGTGACCTGTGTGCATCACAACTAATGCTAACATAACAATGTGTCACCACATTTGCATTCAAATAGGAGCTGGTGTCGGTAATGGAAAGTCCTGCACTTATTTTCATATTGAACTTGGCAGGAGTTCAAATGGATCTGCTTGATATGAGCAGAGTGCAGCCCAGTGGCGCATTCCTTGTGGTCAGACTGGGATTAATAAGTGATGGAGTGTGCTGTTGGCCTTAATAGGAGGTCAGCCACATGTGAAAATATAAGCTTACCTGGGTTTCGTCACGAGTTGCAGGCTGCTTTTTTGCTCCTGCATTCAGGTAACTGTACATGAAGACAGCAGATACACTTGATTTCTTTCTGGAAACACCCAGGAGTAAGATTCATTGAAGATTCATTTACTT is a window from the Amphiprion ocellaris isolate individual 3 ecotype Okinawa chromosome 20, ASM2253959v1, whole genome shotgun sequence genome containing:
- the dcdc2b gene encoding doublecortin domain-containing protein 2B isoform X2; this encodes MAASTAATSLLPPVKNVVVYRNGDPFYTGRRFVVNQRQVATMEAFLNEVTHNIGAPLAVRTLYTPRQGHRVTDLQDLRTGAQYVAAGFERFKKLDYLNAGAKKQPATRDETQAKGIQRPNVSAKWRKFIPVPCIIHVFRNGDLLCPPFRFIIPRSMQQDLEQILSLITEKVSLRTGAVRRLCSLEGVTVSSAGELETGHCYVAVGTERFKKLPYVELLVSKAAERYYPGKRRLLRRAENRKTGSGPEDQYSDSALLDSPESDGRRVKSTGDEAAAPQASQQRLRRDGADENSAFFARPVKIRKNRMQKRPPLSNGSVQPSVFKRAGRKRREEVRGAEEVQEDENTATELPVDQRVAEIVEDEELNGTDDPLRSTQQEPELKQTFSELRPSSSTSQGKNSRDKESPQDPPSVTAEENHHQEDVTAS
- the dcdc2b gene encoding doublecortin domain-containing protein 2B isoform X1, producing MAASTAATSLLPPVKNVVVYRNGDPFYTGRRFVVNQRQVATMEAFLNEVTHNIGAPLAVRTLYTPRQGHRVTDLQDLRTGAQYVAAGFERFKKLDYLNAGAKKQPATRDETQAKGIQRPNVSAKWRKFIPVPCIIHVFRNGDLLCPPFRFIIPRSMQQDLEQILSLITEKVSLRTGAVRRLCSLEGVTVSSAGELETGHCYVAVGTERFKKLPYVELLVSKAAERYYPGKRRLLRRAENRKTGSGPEDQYSDSALLDSPESDGRRVKSTGDEAAAPQASQQRLRRDGADENSAFFARPVKIRKNRMQKRPPLSNGSVQPSVFKRAGRKRREEVRGAEEVQEDENTATELPVDQRVAEIVEDEELNGTDDPLRSTQQRHAQIIQSEQHSDQEHPHKYNEKQALPSEQEQESTAEMREPELKQTFSELRPSSSTSQGKNSRDKESPQDPPSVTAEENHHQEDVTAS